In Bacillota bacterium, the genomic window CCTGGAGTGAATGATTGCCTTTGGTATTATAACCCGTTTTCCTCTACGTGTGCTACGTATTTTCCACCTACAAGAACCGGTGTATTTTTTAACAGGATAGGTCAACACTGTTTTTATCAACCAACACTATTATATTCACAAACATAGATTATAGATTAACCAAATAAGATCTAAATTAAGATGTATTAATCGAATGACATATGATAAGAAATACAACCTGTAAAGTAAATACAGTCCGGGGCAAATCCTGTTAAGCAGGATGATTCTAATTGGCGGAGTAGATGTATTTATACTGCTGACTATAGTTCTCTTATTAAATCTGATGCATGCCGAGATTGCTCTTTTGCATTCGCTTTTGCTGACATTTTCATCATTTACTCTGACTGCCTGTATATCAATGCTTATAGTGCGGAAAGTCCGCCTCAGAAACACGGTAATTCTACTTTGTACAGTCTGGGTAATAATCTTAATGATACTTATGACTGCTACGGAAGATATCCGGTTGATATTTACAGATATTTACACCGGAACATGGGCAGCCGTTTTGTGTGCCGGCCTGCTTGTTTTAACCTTTGAAATTCGTAATCTTGTGAAAAACTATGGCTTTGAAAGGAGATAATTGACATGGAATTATACTTCGATAGAGTAACAAAACAGTATAACGGCAAACTCGCGGTGGACCGTTTTACAGTAAAACTTAACAACGGAGTATATGGGCTTTTGGGGCCAAATGGAAGTGGTAAAACAACACTCATGCGCATGATAGCAGATGTACTGCGTCCAACATCTGGGGAAATCAGGAATATTATAAGCGACATTTCACAGGGCAGGATTGTACTGTTTTCCACACATATTGTAGCAGACGTTGAACACATTGCCGGGGAAGTTATATTTATGCGGCGCGGACAATTAATTGAAAAAGGCAACCCTCATGCAATTGCAAAAAAACTAGCAGGCAGGGTATGCAGGGTATGGAGTGCTATAACCGACGAAAAAACTGCAGATTGGCTTAAAAACCATTATGATGTAGCAAATCTTCGCCGTGTGGATAAAGGGATTGAAGTAAGAATAATAGCGGATAATAAGCCAATAGAAAATGCTGTCAATTTGCCGCCAACTTTAGAAGATGTTTATCTCTTATATTTTAAGGAGGAATTTTATGAAGATGCTACTGTGGTTTGAATTAAAGAAAATTTATTCACATTCTCTTATATATATTACCATGGCTGTTATGATGGGTTTATTTTACCTTTTCTTCTTTTCAAGGTTTCTTTCAAGTCAGGAAGACTGGAGGAATAGAGCAGAGATTGCCCGCGAGGTTTATACAGAGTTTGGAGGAACATACGCACCCGGCAAAGTAGATGTTCTTGAAAAAGAAATTGAGAGGATCAAAAACAATCCCGGCAACAATGCATTAGTAAAGCTTGGAGCCATGGAAAGCATTTTAAATGAATATAAAAAAATACGAATAATACAGGAAAGGAAGGACATCCTTTCATCAGAAATTTTATCCGGAAATTTGTCAAAAAGCGAAATGGCGCTAGCTTCCCTTGAGTTAAAAATGCTTAAAAACCTGCCGCAGATAAGAATAGAATACTACCATCCCATAACCGAACTGATCGACTATTTTAAACATTTGGTATAATTCTGCCTGTGGGGATGATTCTTATTGGACTTTCAGGTATTTTCACTGACGAATACAAACCAAAAATGGATGGCCTGATATTATCTACCTGTATGGGGAAACTGCAGCTTATTACGGCCAAAATACTTGCGTCCTTCATATATTCGGCAAATGCTTCTATTATTTTTTCTCTGCCG contains:
- a CDS encoding ATP-binding cassette domain-containing protein, producing MELYFDRVTKQYNGKLAVDRFTVKLNNGVYGLLGPNGSGKTTLMRMIADVLRPTSGEIRNIISDISQGRIVLFSTHIVADVEHIAGEVIFMRRGQLIEKGNPHAIAKKLAGRVCRVWSAITDEKTADWLKNHYDVANLRRVDKGIEVRIIADNKPIENAVNLPPTLEDVYLLYFKEEFYEDATVV